GTGCAGCCGCAGGCGCGCGCCGACCGAGGCGACGCCGAAATCGTCGGCGGCGACGTAGTCGATGCGCAGCTCGCGGCGCTCCGTGCCTGCGGGATCGCGCAGGAACTCGACGGTCGGCGGCAGATCGCCCTGCAGGCGCAGCGTCCAGCGCGCGCGCTCGCGGCCGCGCACCACGACGGCGAGCGTCTCGCCCGCGTCGATCGTCGCCTCGACCTGGAACTTGGCGCCCGAGACGGCGGAGAACGCGGTCTCCTTGTCGTCGATGCGCAGCACCGGCGCGTCCTTGCCCGGCACGTTGTCGACGAAGCCGGTGATCTTCGAGCCGGCCGGCACGCGCAGAATCCTGCCCGCGTCCTTGGCGTCGAGATAGATCGGCGCCTTGCGCGTATGGGCCGGCGGCGACACCCAGAGCTCGACCAGGATCGGCGGCGGCGGCGGGAACGCCGGACTGACGGCGGTCACCAGACGGTCGGTGCGCCAGCCTCCGGCCGACACCACCGCGACGATCAGCAGCAGCGCCGGCACGAGGCGCAGCGCGCGCGAATCGAGCGCGGCCACGCCGGGCCGCGGCGCCTTGTTGCGCAGCGCCGCGAGGCGCTCGGCCTCGCGCCGGCGGTGCGCCGCCCATAGCGCCGCCGAGAACGAGTCGTCCTTGCCGACGGCCTGGCTGTCGTCGAGCGCCGTCAGCGGCCGGTGGGCGACGCCGCTATCGACCTCGAGCCGGCGCTGCGCGGCCTCGCGGCCGGGCCAGCCGACGCCGCGGAACAGCCACCACGTGCCGCCGACGAGCGCGGCCGCGAGCGCCACGAGAAGCGCGGTGTGGGTCCATGGTTCAAGGCCGGAGAACAGGTCGAGATGCGCGGCGGCGAGGAACAGGGCGATCGCGGCGAGCGCCGGCAGGATGCGCGGCCACACCGCTTCCCAAGCCAGCGCCCAACGCGCCAACGCCACTTTCCGGGCGACGCCGGAGGGCGGTGTCGGGGGCGACGGGGCGATCGGCATCGCGTCCTACTCCTCGGTCGGCGCCGTCAACTTCCAGTCGATGGACGGCCCAGCCGACTCCGACGCTGACGATCAACCATGGCGCTTCGATGGCATGCAAAATCCGATCCGCACGCCACACGAAAGAGTAACATTTTTGACGACCGCTCGGCCAGCGGTCGCGATCACAAAGAAGTGGCGTCGCGCCGGGGCGATAACGCCAGATATTCCATGGCCTTAGGGAGCCGCCTCGACATCCAGGCGGACGGATCTAGCGGCCGCCGGCGGCGAGTCCAGGACGCGCTCGACGCGCCTGCTGCCACCCGGCGCCAACGGCGGCGCCGCGAGCTCCAATCGGCGCTCGGCGATCGTCCGGTCCTCGCCATCGAGGAACAGGACGCGGATCGCCGCCACGCAGGCCGGCACGAGGCCGGCGTTGATGATCGTGGCCGCGACGCGCAGGCGGGGTGGCGTACCGGCCCGCGGCTCGATCCGGACGCCATCCAGAGCCACGACGGCGATCGTGGACGGCGGATCCGCCAGCGCCTCCGGTGCCGTCGTCTCGACGGCGAATTCGAGCGCCTCGGTAGCCACGACGGGGCTGGAGATCCAGTGCCGGAACGAGGTCCGCGCGCGCGGCGCGATGGCCGCGCCGGCGAGCGGCACCCAGCGTCGGGCGACGACGGCGCCGGTGGCGTCGCGGAAGTCGATCCGCAGCGCGCCCGGCTTCGCCGCGGCCACGCCGACATTGGCGATGTCGCCGACCACGAGCAACGCCGTCGATGGCGGCAACGGTCCCGCCGGCGGCGGCTCGAGCCGGACGCCCTCGAGCTCGAAGCGCGGCCCGACCGCCGCCGGCGCGCTCGACGCCGGCGGCGCGATCTGCGGCGGACCCTGCGGCACCTGCGCCTGCGCCGCCGCGACGGCTCCCGACGCCGCGAGGAGCAGCGGCGCGAGGCGGCGCGCGACGGTGCGGCGCATCGCGTCGCCGGCCTACGCCAGCCAGTCGGGGACGCGGTCCGCGGCGATCAGATCCTCGACGGTCTGGCGCGGACGGATCACGGCGTAGCGGTCGCCGTCGACCAGCACCTCCGGCGCCATCGGCCGGGTGTTGTAGTTCGACGCCATCACCGCGCCGTAGGCGCCGGCGGACTTCACCGCGACCAGATCGCCGGCCGCCAGCGGCGGCATGGGACGCTTCTGCGCGAGGAAATCGCCGGACTCGCAGATCGGCCCGACGATGTCCGTCACGATCTCGGCGGCGCCGGCGCGCGGCTCGGCAACCGGCAGGATGTCGTGCCACGCCTCGTAAAGCGTCGGGCGGATCAGGTCGTTCATCGCGGCGTCGACCACCACGAAGGTGCGCGCCACGCCGGGCTTCACCACCACGACCTCGGCCAGCAGCGCCCCGGCCTCGCCGACCAGGCGCCTGCCGGGCTCGAAGGTCAGCGCGCAGCCCATGCCGCGCGTCTCCTCGCGCGCCATGTCCATGAACGCGCGCGGCGGCAGCGGCTGCTCGGCGCGGTAGCGGATGCCGAGCCCGCCGCCGACGTCGAAGCGCGCGATCGCATGGCCGTCGGCGCGCAGTTCCTCGATCAGCGCGCGCACGCGGCGGATCGCGGCGCGGTAGGGATCGAGCGAGACGATCTGCGAGCCGATGTGCATGGCGACGCCGACCGGCTTGAGGTGCGGGCGCGTGGCCGCGTAGGCGTAGGCCTCGCGCGCCAGATCGATGTCGATGCCGAACTTGTTCTCCTTGCGGCCGGTCGTGATCTTGGCGTGCGTGCCGGCGTCGACGTCGGGGTTCACGCGGATCGCGATGTCGACGTGCCGTCCCAGCGCAGCCGCGACGGCCTCCAGCATGTCGAGCTCGGCGCGGCTCTCGACGTTGATCTGCCGCACGCCGGCCTCCAGCGCCGCGCGCAGCTCCGAGGCCTTCTTGCCGACGCCGGAGAACACGATGTCGCGCGCCGCGACGCCGGCGGCCAGCGCGCGCCGCATCTCGCCCTCGGACACCACGTCGGCGCCGGCGCCCAGCGCGGCGAACGCCTTGATCACCGCCAGATTGCTGTTGGCCTTGACCGCGTAGTGGATCTCGCCGTCGAGGTCGCCCATCGCGGCGGCGAAGGCCCGGTAGTTCCCGCGCAGCGCCGCCAGCGAGTAGACGTAGGCCGGCGTGCCGACCTCGCGCGCGATGCGCGACAGCGCCACGTTTTCGACGACCATCTCGCCGTCGCGGTAGATGAAGGGGTCCATCGGGTGTTCCGGATCAGGTCTTCGGCGTCGCCGGCGGCGGCGCCACCTGCCACGGCGTCGGCTCGGGCGCGGGATAGCTGCGGGTCGGCGCCTGTTTGCCGCTCGGCGGCTCGGGTTCGCCCTTCTTGCCGCACGCCGCCAGCGCCAGCGCCGACAGCAGCAGGAGCGACGCGGTCCGCGGGGTCACGGCGGCGCCCTCAACGCCGCGGCCCGCCGGCGCCGAGGAAGCGCTTGCGCGCCGCCGCCGCCGCCTTGCGGACGTTGGCGGGCGCGGTGCCGCCGAAGCTCGTGCGCGCCGCCACCGAGGCGTCGACCGTCAACACACGGTACACGGCGGGGGTGATCCGCGGCTCGACCGCGCGCATCTCCTCCAGCGACAGGCCGGCGAGATCGACGCCCCGCGTCGACGCCGCCGCCACCAGCCGCCCGGTGACGTGGTGCGCCTGGCGGAACGGCAGGCCGACCGCGCGCACCAGCCAGTCGGCGAGGTCGGTGGCGACCGAGAAATCGGCGCCGGCCGCCGCGCGCATGCGGTCGAGGTTCGGCTTCAGGTCGCGCGCCATGCCCGCCATCGCGGCGAGGCCGAGCTCGAGCGAGTCGGCGCAGTCGAACACCGGCTCCTTGTCCTCCTGCATGTCCTTGGAATAGGTCAGCGGCAGGCCCTTCATCACGACCATCAGCGTCGCGAAGTCGCCGAGGATGCGGCCTGTCTTGGCGCGCACCAGCTCGGCGGCGTCGGGATTGCGCTTCTGCGGCATGATCGAGCTGCCGGTGGTGAAGGCGTCCGACAGCGCGATGAAGCGGAACGGCGCGCTGCACCAGATGAAGATCTCCTCGGCCAGGCGTGAGAGATGAACGGCGCAGATAGACGACGCGGCCATGAACTCCAGCGCGTAGTCGCGGTCCGACACGCCGTCGAGCGAGTTCGCCATCGGCCGGTCGAAGCCCAGCGCCTTCGCCGTCATGTGCCGGTCGATCGGATGCGGCGTGCCGGCGAGCGCGGCGGCGCCGAGCGGGCTCTCGTTCATGCGCGCCCGGCAGTCGGCGAAGCGGCCGCGGTCGCGGCCGAACATCTCGACATAGGCCAGCAGATGGTGGCCGAACGTCACGGGCTGCGCCGTCTGCAGGTGGGTGAATCCCGGCATGACGGCGTTCCAGTGCCGCTCCGCCTGCTCGATCAGCGCCGCCTGGAGGTCGCGCAGCAGCGCCTCGGCGCGGTCGACCGCGTCGCGCACCCACAGCCGCACGTCGAGCGCGACCTGGTCGTTACGCGAGCGCGCGGTGTGCAGGCGCCCGGCGGCGTCGCCGATCAGCTCCGTCAGCCGGCCCTCCACGTTCATGTGGATGTCCTCGAGCCGCGTCTGGAACCGGAACCTGCCGGCGTCGATCTCGGCCTCGATCCGCTTCAGTCCGGCGACGATGGCGCGCCCGTCGGCCGCCGTGACGATCCGGCGCGCCACCAGCATGCGGCAATGCGCGATCGAACCGGCGATGTCCTGGCGGTACATACGCTGGTCGAAGCCGATCGAGGCGTTGATCTTCTCCATGATCTCGGCCGGGCCGGCGGCGAAACGGCCGCCCCACATGGCGTTCGATCCGGCCTTGCCGGCGCGCCCCTTCGGCGCCGCGGCGGCGCGCGGTTTCGTGATCTTGCGGAGGGCTTGTTGCGGCTTACGGGTCATGACGCTTTCGCGGAAAACGCTTAGGATGGGCGTTATGGCACAGCTTGACGGTCGTTTCCTACCTCGCAGGCGGCGCGTCGTGGCCGCGCTCGCCACGCTCTGGGCGGCGCCGGCGCTCGCGTCCGAGCCGACCCGCCCGCCCGCCACCGGCGCCATGTCGCGCTTCGAGGCCGCGTCCGAGCGCCGCCCGGCGCCGGCGTTCGCCTACCTCGACGCCGCCGACCGCCAGGAGTCGCTGGCCGGGCTGCGCGGCAAGGTCGTGCTGGTGAATTTCTGGGCCACGTGGTGCGTGCCCTGCGTCAAGGAGATGCCCGGCCTAGACCGCCTCGCCGGGCGGATCGGGCCGGAGCGCTTCACCGTGCTCGCGCTGTCGCTCGACGGCCCCAGCCGGCCGAAGGTCGCGCCATTCATCGAGAGCAAAGGGCTCAAACGCCTCGAGGTGCGGTTCGACGCGCGACGCGCCGCCTTCACGGCGCTCGGCGTGTCCGTCCTGCCGACGTCGGTGCTGTTCGACGCCGAGGGCCGCGAGGTCGGCCGCTTGGTCGGCGACGCCGAATGGGACTCGCCCGAGGCGGAGGCGCTGGTGCGCCACGTGCTCGACGCGCGTTCCTGAGCGCGGCCGGGAGGCGCGGCGTTGGCGCGCATCCTCTTCGCGTGGGAGCTCGGCGGCGGCACCGGCTACGCCGACCGCCTGCGCGCCATCGCCGACGCCGTCGCGCTGGAGGGCCACGAGCCGGTGTTCGCGATCCGCGACCTGATCGGCACGGCGGAATTCTTCCGCGACCGGCCGTGGATCGTGATGCAGAGCCCGCTGGCGGTCGGCCAGCTGCATCCGACCAATCCCAATTTCGTGCCCGGCAGCTACGCCGACCTGCTGGCGGTGAACAACTTCCTCGACCCCGAGCATCTCTACCGCCTCGTCCACGCCTGGCAGATGCTGTTCCTGGCGCTGCAGCCGTCGTTGATCGTCGGCGAGTACGCGCCGGTCGCCACCGTCGCCGCGCACGGCCGCATCCCGATGATCGTCACCGGCCACGGCTACCTCGTGCCGCCGGTGGAGCGGCCGGAATTCCCGATCTTCGACGCCGGCGCGCCGCGCTTCGCGCCGCAGGAGCGGCTGGTGGAGACGATGCGCGCGGTGCAGCGCCGGCTCGGCGGCGCGGTCGCCGACACGTTGACGGAGGTGATCGGCGGCGCCCGGCACTTCGTGACGTCGTTCGCCGA
The genomic region above belongs to Rhodospirillales bacterium and contains:
- the lysA gene encoding diaminopimelate decarboxylase, with amino-acid sequence MDPFIYRDGEMVVENVALSRIAREVGTPAYVYSLAALRGNYRAFAAAMGDLDGEIHYAVKANSNLAVIKAFAALGAGADVVSEGEMRRALAAGVAARDIVFSGVGKKASELRAALEAGVRQINVESRAELDMLEAVAAALGRHVDIAIRVNPDVDAGTHAKITTGRKENKFGIDIDLAREAYAYAATRPHLKPVGVAMHIGSQIVSLDPYRAAIRRVRALIEELRADGHAIARFDVGGGLGIRYRAEQPLPPRAFMDMAREETRGMGCALTFEPGRRLVGEAGALLAEVVVVKPGVARTFVVVDAAMNDLIRPTLYEAWHDILPVAEPRAGAAEIVTDIVGPICESGDFLAQKRPMPPLAAGDLVAVKSAGAYGAVMASNYNTRPMAPEVLVDGDRYAVIRPRQTVEDLIAADRVPDWLA
- a CDS encoding TlpA family protein disulfide reductase; the encoded protein is MAALATLWAAPALASEPTRPPATGAMSRFEAASERRPAPAFAYLDAADRQESLAGLRGKVVLVNFWATWCVPCVKEMPGLDRLAGRIGPERFTVLALSLDGPSRPKVAPFIESKGLKRLEVRFDARRAAFTALGVSVLPTSVLFDAEGREVGRLVGDAEWDSPEAEALVRHVLDARS
- the argH gene encoding argininosuccinate lyase, translating into MWGGRFAAGPAEIMEKINASIGFDQRMYRQDIAGSIAHCRMLVARRIVTAADGRAIVAGLKRIEAEIDAGRFRFQTRLEDIHMNVEGRLTELIGDAAGRLHTARSRNDQVALDVRLWVRDAVDRAEALLRDLQAALIEQAERHWNAVMPGFTHLQTAQPVTFGHHLLAYVEMFGRDRGRFADCRARMNESPLGAAALAGTPHPIDRHMTAKALGFDRPMANSLDGVSDRDYALEFMAASSICAVHLSRLAEEIFIWCSAPFRFIALSDAFTTGSSIMPQKRNPDAAELVRAKTGRILGDFATLMVVMKGLPLTYSKDMQEDKEPVFDCADSLELGLAAMAGMARDLKPNLDRMRAAAGADFSVATDLADWLVRAVGLPFRQAHHVTGRLVAAASTRGVDLAGLSLEEMRAVEPRITPAVYRVLTVDASVAARTSFGGTAPANVRKAAAAARKRFLGAGGPRR